In one window of Atribacterota bacterium DNA:
- the rpoD gene encoding RNA polymerase sigma factor RpoD codes for MSTNGKNKLSGGISFLLESGKRKGYITFKELNDVLGDDAVNVDKLDDLYSTLSELGIEVSDEEIFREEVPTLESEDLHFEEIKGIGVDDPVKMYLKEIGQVSLLTPDEEVELAKRIEKGDAEAKRKLIEANLRLVVSIAKRYVGRGMLFLDLIQEGNLGLIRAVEKFDYRKGYKFSTYATWWIRQAITRAIADQARTIRIPVHMVETINKLVRTSRQLTQELGREPTPEEIAEKMGMTSEKVREILKTAQEPLSLETPIGEEEDSHLGDFIEDTGVLAPPQAASYSLLKEQLDHVLNTLTDRERRVLKLRFGLEDGKPHTLEEVGQIFGVTRERIRQIEAKALRKLRHPSRSRKLRDYLDETE; via the coding sequence TTGAGCACAAACGGTAAAAACAAGCTTTCCGGTGGCATCTCTTTCCTTTTGGAGAGTGGAAAACGGAAGGGGTACATCACCTTTAAGGAACTGAACGATGTGTTGGGGGATGATGCGGTCAACGTGGATAAGTTGGATGACCTCTACAGCACTCTTTCTGAACTGGGAATTGAGGTTTCCGATGAGGAAATTTTTCGTGAAGAAGTACCGACCTTAGAAAGCGAAGACCTCCACTTTGAGGAAATCAAGGGCATTGGTGTTGATGATCCGGTCAAAATGTATTTGAAAGAAATTGGTCAGGTTTCGTTGCTTACCCCCGATGAGGAAGTAGAATTGGCCAAAAGAATCGAAAAAGGCGATGCTGAAGCGAAGCGTAAACTCATTGAGGCTAATTTGCGTCTGGTGGTGAGCATTGCCAAACGCTATGTGGGACGGGGGATGCTCTTTTTGGATCTCATTCAGGAAGGAAATTTAGGTCTTATTCGTGCGGTGGAAAAGTTTGATTATCGCAAGGGCTATAAGTTCAGCACGTATGCAACCTGGTGGATTCGGCAGGCCATTACTCGGGCTATTGCTGATCAAGCCAGAACCATCCGTATTCCGGTACACATGGTGGAAACCATTAATAAACTGGTGCGAACTTCACGTCAGTTAACTCAGGAACTGGGTCGGGAACCAACTCCGGAAGAGATTGCCGAAAAAATGGGCATGACTTCCGAAAAAGTGCGAGAAATCCTGAAAACCGCTCAGGAACCGTTGTCTCTCGAAACTCCCATTGGGGAAGAAGAAGATAGCCATCTGGGCGACTTCATCGAAGACACCGGCGTTCTTGCTCCCCCTCAGGCGGCTTCATATTCTTTATTAAAAGAACAGCTGGACCATGTTTTGAACACCTTAACTGACCGGGAGAGGAGAGTCCTGAAACTCCGTTTTGGCCTTGAAGATGGTAAACCCCATACCCTTGAAGAGGTCGGTCAAATTTTCGGGGTTACCAGGGAACGAATTCGCCAGATCGAAGCCAAAGCCCTGCGCAAGCTCCGCCATCCTTCCCGGAGCAGAAAATTGCGTGACTATCTTGACGAAACCGAGTAG